Proteins found in one Chaetodon auriga isolate fChaAug3 chromosome 12, fChaAug3.hap1, whole genome shotgun sequence genomic segment:
- the LOC143329869 gene encoding angiomotin-like 2a: MSSTEEPSGTVLHRLIQEQLRYGNPTDTRTLLAIQQQALRGGNGSNSGPSSGGDMGRSPRSSLESLTQEDPPFPQLSARQEPQGQEHQGDYHHSESGYQLYQLHGEELPTYEQAKAHSQYLASHWAPTGPIRQPHEGALLHEGAFHEETDLMELKCSHVRSLSEHRMQISLERNDAAAKAEAIKTTSHSYPELPYYTPQALQSLDKRSPPPEYSAPIQGQGFIPHQVQEPMQAQQHRYVQPSQPAEVPCYSTFTSLPPAGLEEPNQVELLLMENERLRQELEAHREKSGRIQKLEQEIQRISEAYETLMQGSSKRENLEQTLRKRLVAEIRRLQDFNRDLRENLENARTHVAKEVEAADHNQHIMAKLLEQNEEQNFERERVERELQRLRATAEEQSTRAKRLEEALEAARGRGRQLEEELRRKRAYVEKVERLQSALAQLQSTCEKRESLEMKLRTRLEQELRSLRAQQRQSQPPGVTMSSLQERLREREERILALEADMVRWEQKYLEESTMRQFAMEVAATAAAQRDTTIINHSPCHSSNNSFNEELPVADYRNQEMENRIRALYAQILEKDAVIKILNQRLHQDQGRKDEQSCRANLLNTAGASLRPATSTPSISTTNSTTRSRGKSLSDDQTLPNRQFSAQSEPGTLERQVEGTKAKEAASTTKLNSDKTAPKKLLLNPFRGLDELESEAVEIFI; encoded by the exons ATGTCGTCCACCGAAGAGCCGTCTGGAACGGTCCTGCACCGGCTCATCCAGGAGCAGCTCCGCTATGGAAACCCCACAGACACCCGCACCTTGTTAGCCATCCAGCAGCAGGCCCTGCGTGGAGGCAATGGAAGCAACAGTGGACCCAGCAGTGGAGGCGACATGGGCAGGAGCCCACGATCCTCTTTGGAGAGTCTCACCCAGGAGGACCCTCCGTTCCCTCAGCTCTCTGCGAGGCAGGAGCCTCAGGGCCAGGAGCACCAGGGGGACTACCACCACTCAGAAAGTGGCTACCAGCTCTACCAGCTGCACGGGGAAGAGCTGCCGACGTATGAGCAGGCTAAGGCGCACTCTCAGTATCTGGCTTCTCACTGGGCCCCTACAGGCCCCATCAGGCAGCCCCATGAGGGCGCGCTCCTGCATGAGGGGGCCTTCCACGAAGAGACAGACCTGATGGAGCTGAAGTGCAGCCACGTGCGGTCACTCAGTGAGCATCGCATGCAGATATCTCTGGAGAGGAATGATGCAGCTGCTAAAGCAGAGGCCATCAAAACCACCTCTCACAGCTACCCCGAGCTTCCATACTACACACCGCAGGCCCTCCAGAGCTTGGACAAACGCAGCCCACCTCCAGAGTACTCGGCCCCCATCCAGGGCCAAGGATTTATCCCTCACCAGGTCCAGGAGCCGATGCAGGCGCAGCAGCACAG GTATGTCCAGCCTAGTCAGCCAGCAGAAGTCCCCTGTTACAGCACATTCACCAGcctgccacctgctggtttGGAGGAGCCCAAccaggtggagctgctgctgatggagaaTGAGAGGCTGAGGCAAGAGCTGGAGGCACACAGGGAGAAGAGCGGCCGTATTCAGAAG TTGGAGCAGGAGATCCAGCGTATTTCAGAGGCCTATGAGACACTGATGCAGGGCAGCAGTAAGAGGGAAAACCTGGAGCAGACGCTGAGGAAGAGGCTCGTAGCTGAGATCAGGAGGCTGCAGGATTTCAACAGAGACCTTAGAG AAAACTTGGAAAACGCCAGAACGCACGTCGCAAAAGAAGTAGAAGCAGCCGACCACAACCAGCACATCATGGCGAAACTGCTTGAGCAAA ATGAGGAGCAGAACTTTGAGCGGGAGCGCGTGGAGCGGGAGTTGCAGCGGTTGCGagccacagcagaggagcagagcacCAGGGCAAAGCGGCTCGAGGAGGCCCTGGAGGCGGCTCGTGGACGGGGTCGCCAGcttgaggaggagctgaggaggaagagggcgTACGTGGAGAAGGTGGAGAGGCTCCAGAGCGCGCTGGCTCAGCTACAGTCCACTTGCGAGAAGAGGGAGAGCCTGGAGATGAAGTTGAGGACGCGACTAGAGCAGGAGCTGAGGAGTCTGAGGGCGCAACAG AGGCAGTCCCAGCCACCAGGAGTGACCATGAGCTCCCTCCAAGAGCGCCTGCGGGAGCGCGAGGAGCGAATCCTGGCCCTTGAGGCCGACATGGTGCGCTGGGAGCAGAAGTACCTGGAGGAGAGCACCATGAGGCAGTTTGCAATGGAGGTGGCTGCCACTGCCGCTGCTCAGAG GGACACCACCATCATTAACCACTCGCCCTGCCACTCCTCCAACAACAGCTTCAACGAGGAGCTGCCCGTTGCTGACTACAGGAATCAGGAGATGGAGAACAG GATCCGTGCTCTTTACGCTCAGATCTTGGAAAAAGACGCTGTGATCAAGATCCTGAACCAGCGGCTGCACCAGGACCAGGGGAGGAAGGACGAGCAAAGCTGCCGTGCAAACCTCCTGAATACAGCAGGGGCGTCTCTCCGACCCGCCACCTCCACTCCCTCCATCAGCACCACCAACAGCACCACAAGGAGTCGAG GTAAGAGTCTTTCAGATGATCAGACTTTGCCAAACCGTCAGTTCTCTGCCCAGTCTGAACCTGGAACGCTAGAACGGCAGGTGGAGGGAACCAAAGCCAAAGAGGCTGCCAGCACAACTAAGCTCAACAGTG acaagACAGCGCCTAAGAAGTTGCTATTAAACCCCTTCAGAGGCCTGGACGAGCTGGAGTCAGAGGCCGTGGAAATCTTCATTTAA